Proteins encoded together in one Pseudoalteromonas xiamenensis window:
- a CDS encoding AMP-binding protein, with protein sequence MIVQALLNNALKFEHDNAVVAQGKSVSYAQLAAQATMMAKNLVRLGVSRGDVIAIYSDRGINTVISMFAVMLSGAAYTIVEMTEKRIECVIHTKNIEPDFVLADAKEAAIFSDVVPCFIFEELTRATSDDITLPALTQEDVAYVLYTSGSTGKPKGVKVSHGNIEHYTQSIASLTQVPEGLNYGHLSTLAADLGNTSLFLSLYKAGSLHLIDQYTRKDPIKLFEYFVTNRIEFVKITPSHWSAVSDAHQLSGNPYPHLEYLVFGGEPLLKTVVEKVLSSNTVSNVFNHYGPTETTVGVAALRLESLEHVALIPGDVIPIGAPFGETTFYILDEQGHYRSSSVKGELLIAGPSVSKGYRNLPEENANRFITIELNDGRAVRCYKTGDYVDIDEDGITSFIGRLDRQVKINGYRVELESIENTMRDNLPIFGASVAYFELNQKKWLVAAITPPSEPCADMKARLENVMPGYMVPQRIYVLEDFPRNENGKTDVKAIKAILTEKLTEELANQATSSDAPSIDQDYDGVELEVYLGVQPIFHKYIAKTDYTIHDSFFELGGNSLDSVQLVANLQYKGLSLSAFDFNNTPTIDGIVKSVVKNRESADKAGKVVERTEVTTFAAAQDFFFKEELASPDLYNQALMFRIDQRVDFDVLKQAMGILCEQHELLRTSFVRHEGHYLAKPLNASIDSVLSRSTLPANEDHRALIKTQSTAVQEAINLASGEVFKAHLFETTDAESYLLLVAHHISVDVISWRIITSELSQLYGDLIDGIDIVSNPVRCSFWDWVDHLDSSIAKDTSSSVSTDPKPSVFASKMPHTEGNAHTFWFAYSKEHSIELEAASAAKNVPLHTLLLGTLAHEYGKLNNANRVCIDVESHGRVSFDPEVDISRVVGWHTSTYPFEVDVDAYVIDQTLLNTKKEFDSAVNLGVEKSWQVKHIEDVETLYHAPICFNYLGDTDFPHDDRLALTPSTMDIGPCRGRDNIRFHDIKVSIQKMHGQYVVDISYPSVCDETQKAQIVALLERYRDRLNSLLVDQSAVMAPVLTEGTSTGAIHYCPEGFISASESTHQRHYGTVLLTGASGFIGVHCLKELLETTSAEIVCLVRSSADKSAAERLYDNWCWYFSDEDWQTYASRIAVLDSDLTRTQFGLRDEQYEGLKNVVDAIYHLAADTRLIGSTQEFYESNIVPLKQIINFSKVGKVKDLHYMSTLAVCGVNRDMVKFRESSLNIGQDFQNGYEKTKYQAEELVNSHIVEGYRAYIYRTGNVSGNSITGKFQRNSKANRLIQFLNATAKVGVLPTSIDEEVNLSPVDVVAAFVVKLSLDHEQAPGVFHVDTPHYFSMKALYKALANNGFTLNHSTNKTFGEVFGWLDSTVDSDFALGKLWSSRSPRNVIYDHSVTLRKLEKLGCRFEEPTEAWIEKFICHLIEQKAISKSDPDLLHLGQFTRKRIFKNPDYPSVLLKASA encoded by the coding sequence ATGATAGTACAAGCCTTATTAAACAACGCATTAAAATTTGAACATGATAATGCTGTAGTCGCTCAAGGAAAAAGCGTGTCATACGCTCAATTGGCGGCTCAAGCGACGATGATGGCCAAAAATCTTGTACGTTTAGGCGTATCACGTGGTGATGTTATTGCGATTTATTCAGATCGTGGCATCAACACCGTTATAAGCATGTTTGCTGTCATGCTATCAGGCGCTGCCTACACCATCGTAGAAATGACAGAGAAGCGCATTGAATGCGTGATTCACACAAAAAACATTGAACCTGATTTCGTCTTAGCGGATGCGAAAGAAGCGGCGATATTCTCTGACGTTGTTCCATGTTTTATTTTTGAAGAACTAACACGAGCAACCTCCGACGACATTACTTTACCAGCATTAACGCAAGAAGACGTCGCGTATGTGTTGTATACCTCGGGTTCAACGGGCAAGCCAAAAGGCGTTAAAGTGAGTCACGGAAATATTGAGCACTACACTCAGTCTATTGCCTCACTAACACAGGTGCCTGAGGGGCTTAACTATGGTCACTTAAGCACCTTAGCGGCGGATCTTGGAAACACCTCATTGTTCTTGTCGCTCTATAAAGCGGGTAGCTTGCACCTTATCGATCAATACACACGTAAAGACCCGATCAAGTTATTCGAGTACTTTGTTACGAATCGCATTGAATTTGTGAAGATCACTCCATCTCATTGGTCTGCCGTTTCAGATGCTCATCAATTGAGTGGTAACCCATACCCACACCTAGAATACCTTGTTTTTGGTGGCGAACCATTACTCAAAACTGTCGTTGAAAAGGTATTGAGTTCAAACACAGTAAGCAACGTGTTTAACCATTATGGACCGACTGAAACCACCGTTGGAGTAGCTGCATTACGTTTAGAAAGCCTTGAACACGTGGCACTCATTCCAGGTGACGTGATCCCAATTGGTGCACCGTTTGGCGAAACGACATTTTACATTTTAGATGAGCAAGGGCATTACCGCTCAAGCTCGGTAAAAGGGGAATTGTTGATTGCAGGGCCTTCTGTATCAAAAGGCTACCGCAATTTGCCAGAAGAAAACGCGAATCGCTTTATTACCATTGAACTCAATGATGGCCGTGCTGTGCGTTGCTACAAAACGGGTGATTATGTAGACATCGATGAGGATGGTATTACCAGCTTTATTGGTCGATTAGACCGCCAAGTGAAGATCAATGGCTATCGAGTCGAGTTGGAAAGCATTGAAAATACGATGCGTGACAACTTACCTATCTTTGGCGCATCGGTTGCGTATTTTGAATTGAACCAAAAGAAATGGTTAGTTGCCGCAATTACGCCACCGAGTGAACCCTGTGCTGACATGAAGGCTCGCCTTGAAAACGTTATGCCGGGTTATATGGTGCCACAGCGTATTTACGTGTTGGAAGACTTCCCGCGTAATGAGAATGGTAAAACAGACGTTAAAGCCATTAAAGCTATCTTGACCGAGAAACTTACGGAAGAATTGGCAAATCAAGCGACTAGCTCAGATGCACCGTCAATTGACCAAGATTACGACGGTGTCGAGTTAGAGGTCTACCTCGGCGTGCAGCCGATATTCCACAAATACATTGCGAAAACCGACTACACCATCCATGACAGTTTCTTTGAATTAGGTGGTAACTCACTTGATTCGGTGCAACTAGTCGCGAATTTGCAATATAAAGGACTGTCGCTGTCAGCATTCGATTTTAACAACACACCGACTATCGATGGAATCGTCAAAAGTGTGGTGAAAAACCGCGAATCAGCGGATAAAGCCGGTAAAGTTGTAGAGCGTACGGAAGTCACTACGTTTGCAGCCGCGCAAGATTTCTTCTTTAAAGAAGAGCTTGCATCACCTGATCTGTATAACCAAGCGTTGATGTTCCGCATCGACCAGCGCGTTGATTTTGACGTGTTGAAGCAGGCGATGGGTATTTTGTGTGAACAGCACGAATTGCTCCGAACCTCATTTGTGCGTCATGAAGGCCATTACCTTGCCAAGCCGCTTAACGCGTCAATCGATAGTGTGTTAAGTCGCTCTACCTTGCCTGCGAATGAAGATCATCGCGCACTCATTAAAACGCAATCAACAGCGGTACAAGAGGCAATTAACCTTGCGTCTGGCGAAGTGTTTAAAGCGCACCTTTTTGAAACAACCGACGCTGAAAGTTACTTGTTGCTCGTGGCGCACCACATCAGTGTAGATGTGATTTCATGGCGCATCATCACCAGTGAGTTGTCACAGCTTTATGGTGATTTAATTGACGGAATCGACATTGTGTCGAACCCGGTGCGTTGCAGCTTCTGGGATTGGGTTGACCACCTTGATTCGTCAATTGCAAAAGACACGTCGTCCTCGGTTAGCACAGATCCTAAGCCTTCGGTATTCGCGTCAAAAATGCCGCACACGGAAGGTAACGCGCATACGTTCTGGTTCGCGTACTCCAAAGAGCATTCGATTGAATTGGAGGCTGCATCTGCCGCTAAGAACGTCCCGCTACACACACTTTTATTGGGTACATTGGCACATGAATACGGTAAGTTGAACAACGCAAACCGCGTATGCATTGATGTTGAAAGCCATGGTCGTGTGTCGTTTGACCCTGAAGTGGATATCTCACGCGTCGTTGGGTGGCATACTTCAACGTATCCGTTTGAAGTGGATGTGGATGCTTACGTGATTGACCAAACACTGTTGAACACCAAAAAAGAGTTTGATAGTGCAGTCAATTTAGGTGTCGAAAAAAGTTGGCAAGTAAAACACATCGAGGACGTTGAAACACTATACCACGCCCCAATTTGTTTCAATTACTTGGGTGACACGGACTTCCCACATGACGACCGCTTAGCCTTAACGCCAAGCACGATGGACATTGGGCCATGTCGTGGCCGAGATAATATTCGTTTCCACGACATCAAAGTGTCTATTCAAAAAATGCATGGGCAATACGTCGTCGATATATCCTATCCGTCGGTTTGCGATGAAACCCAAAAAGCACAAATCGTTGCGCTACTTGAGCGCTATCGCGATCGTTTAAACAGTCTTTTGGTTGACCAATCGGCGGTAATGGCTCCGGTATTAACGGAAGGAACCAGCACGGGTGCCATCCATTATTGCCCTGAGGGCTTTATTTCAGCGTCGGAGTCAACGCACCAGCGTCACTACGGTACGGTTCTGCTCACAGGCGCAAGCGGGTTTATCGGCGTGCATTGTTTAAAAGAACTGTTAGAGACCACGTCGGCTGAGATTGTCTGCTTGGTTCGTTCTTCAGCGGATAAATCAGCCGCAGAACGCCTATATGACAATTGGTGTTGGTACTTCAGTGATGAAGATTGGCAAACCTACGCAAGTCGGATTGCGGTGTTAGACAGCGATTTAACACGCACGCAATTTGGACTTCGTGACGAACAGTATGAAGGGCTGAAAAACGTCGTTGATGCGATTTACCACCTAGCTGCAGACACACGCTTAATTGGCTCAACGCAAGAGTTTTATGAGTCAAATATTGTTCCTCTAAAACAAATCATCAATTTCTCAAAAGTGGGCAAAGTCAAAGACCTGCACTACATGTCGACGTTGGCCGTATGTGGTGTGAATCGTGACATGGTGAAGTTTAGAGAAAGCTCACTGAACATCGGTCAAGATTTCCAAAACGGTTACGAGAAAACCAAGTATCAAGCCGAAGAGTTGGTGAATAGCCACATCGTTGAGGGCTACCGTGCGTATATTTACCGAACAGGTAACGTATCGGGTAACTCCATTACAGGTAAGTTCCAGCGCAATTCCAAAGCGAATCGCCTCATTCAATTCTTGAATGCCACGGCGAAAGTTGGGGTGTTGCCGACAAGCATCGATGAAGAAGTGAACTTAAGCCCTGTGGATGTGGTTGCCGCATTCGTTGTGAAGTTGTCTCTAGATCACGAACAAGCCCCGGGGGTTTTCCATGTGGATACACCTCACTACTTCTCTATGAAGGCGCTCTATAAAGCGTTAGCAAATAACGGCTTTACGTTAAACCACTCGACAAACAAAACCTTCGGTGAAGTGTTTGGGTGGCTCGACAGTACGGTGGATTCCGATTTTGCACTTGGCAAATTATGGAGTTCGAGAAGCCCACGTAACGTGATTTACGACCACAGCGTCACGCTCAGAAAGTTGGAGAAACTGGGCTGTCGTTTCGAGGAGCCAACAGAGGCTTGGATTGAAAAATTCATCTGCCATTTGATTGAACAAAAGGCGATTTCGAAATCAGACCCAGATCTACTGCACTTGGGCCAATTTACGAGAAAACGGATTTTCAAAAATCCGGATTATCCATCAGTTTTGCTGAAAGCTTCAGCGTAA
- a CDS encoding diiron oxygenase translates to MSNLATKILPNVENVKKEANNIKHWYRKATVRTTDRIIVPSLNSDEYIFPPSRQPLVSHPMVINKGKETISYILAQSAYRYMYEIGLLETRFVIDCSLNIVNNVIEGFSDVTKREALAIVIDEGYHAYVALDFIMQMKEQNAIQPLEVPQTNGNLDAVRHAYQVLSPEIHHHFQLLSVTLAEHTLTKDLLAIGEEKSATETFNQVMTDHVADEGRHASFFMTATTNYWVKLPDVVKDEIGQFLPAYIDEYLKGDEERDFDRKVLLASGFTEAETQQILDDTAEVYLGKMNAYIEKTTLQLVECVEKMGLLNHEKTKQAFIAHGHNV, encoded by the coding sequence ATGAGCAATTTAGCAACCAAAATTCTACCAAATGTAGAAAACGTGAAGAAAGAAGCAAATAACATTAAGCATTGGTACCGAAAAGCAACGGTTAGAACAACTGATCGTATCATCGTACCTAGCTTAAACAGTGATGAGTACATTTTCCCGCCATCACGTCAGCCATTAGTGTCACACCCAATGGTGATCAACAAAGGTAAAGAGACAATTTCCTATATTTTGGCGCAATCAGCGTATCGCTACATGTATGAAATTGGTTTGTTGGAAACGCGTTTTGTTATCGATTGTTCATTAAACATCGTAAATAACGTGATTGAAGGCTTCAGCGATGTCACTAAACGTGAAGCGTTAGCTATCGTTATCGACGAAGGTTACCACGCTTACGTTGCATTGGATTTCATCATGCAAATGAAAGAACAAAATGCAATTCAACCACTTGAAGTACCGCAAACAAACGGCAACTTAGATGCTGTACGTCATGCATACCAGGTATTGAGCCCAGAAATTCATCACCATTTCCAACTATTGTCAGTCACGCTTGCGGAGCATACGTTGACAAAAGATTTGCTGGCGATTGGGGAAGAAAAGAGCGCAACGGAAACCTTTAACCAAGTAATGACAGACCACGTAGCAGACGAAGGCCGCCACGCGAGTTTCTTCATGACGGCAACGACAAACTACTGGGTGAAATTACCTGACGTAGTTAAAGACGAAATCGGTCAGTTCTTACCAGCGTACATCGACGAATATTTGAAAGGCGATGAAGAACGAGATTTTGACCGCAAAGTGTTGTTAGCCAGTGGTTTCACTGAAGCAGAAACACAGCAAATTCTGGATGACACGGCAGAAGTTTATCTTGGCAAAATGAATGCATACATTGAAAAGACAACTCTTCAACTTGTTGAGTGTGTTGAAAAAATGGGTTTATTGAACCACGAGAAGACAAAGCAAGCGTTCATTGCTCACGGTCATAACGTTTAA